In the Tessaracoccus lacteus genome, GAGGGCATCGAGGGCCTGGTCCACGTGTCCGAGCTCGCCGAGCGTCACGTCGAGATCCCCGAGCAGGTCGTCTCCGTCGGTGACGAGCGCATGGTCAAGGTCATCGACATCGACCTCGAGCGTCGCCGCGTCTCCCTGTCGCTCAAGCAGGCCAACGAGGGCGTCGACGTCCAGTCCGACGACTTCGACCCGCTGCTGTACGGCATGCAGGCGTCCTACGACGACCAGGGCAACTACATCTACCCCGAGGGCTTCGATCCGGAGACCAACGAGTGGAAGGAAGGCTACGACGAGCAGCGCGCAGCCTGGGAGGCCCAGTACGCCGAGGCCCACGCCCTGTGGGAGCAGCACAAGCGTCAGGTCGAGACCGCCGAGGTCGCCGAGCGCGATGCGGCCGTCGAGGCCGGCACCGGCTACACCACTGAGACCTCCACTGAGGGCTCGCTGGCTTCGGACGAGTCGCTGCAGGCTCTCCGCGAGAAGCTCGCCGGCAACTGAGTTCCTGACTCACCAGCGCTGAGGCGCCGATCCCCGCAGGGGGATCGGCGCCTCAGCTGTCTCAGGGGCCCTCTCTTCCCTGAATCCGCCCCTGTTTCCCTGAGCCTGTCGAAGGCCACCCCGTCCGCCCCTTTCCGCACAACAATGCGTATTCGGGGGCCGCTGCAGCATGGAAACAGCAACCCCGCAATACGCATCGTTGTGCTCCGGATCGCAGTGGCCCTGACCCGCAGGGCTCCCTGAGCCCGCCCCGGTTCCCTGAGCTTGTCGAAGGGCCCTGAGCCCACCTCGGTTCCCTGAGCTCGTCGAAGGGCGCCGAGCGCAGCGAGGCGAAGACCCACCGCCCCACGCAGTGCTTTCCGGCATGGCCAGCGTTGACGAGACGCAGGACTGGAGCCGGGACCCTTCGCTGCGCTCAGGGCGCTTCGACAGGCTCAGCGACCCGACCGGTTCCCTGAGCTCGTCGAAGGGCGCCGAGCGGAGCGAGGCGAAGACCCGCCGCCCCACGCAGTGCTTTCCGGCATGGCCAGCGTTGACGAGACGCAGGACTGGAGCCGGGACCCTTCGCTGCGCTCAGGGCGCTTCGACAGGCCTGTGCTGAGCCCGGTCGAAGTGCTCAGCGACCCGACCGGTTCCCTGAGCCCGTCGAAGGGCGCCGAGCGGAGCGAGGCGAAGACCCACCGCCCCACGCAGTGCTTTCCGGCATGGCCAGCGTTGACGAGACGCAGGACTGGAGCCGGGACCCTTCGCTGCGCTCAAGGCGCCTCGACAGGCCTGTGCTGAGCCCGGTCGAAGTGCTCAGCGACCCGACCGGTTCCCTGAGCTCGTCGAAGGGCGCCGAGCGCAGCGAGGCGAAGACCCACCGCCCCACGCAGTGCTTTCCGGCATGGCCAGCGTTGACGAGACGCAGGACTGGAGCCGGGACCCTTCGCTGCGCTCAGGGCGCTTCGACAGGCTCAGCGACCCGACCGGGTCCCTGAGCTCGTCGAAGGGCACCGAGCGGAGCGAGGCGAAGCACCCACCGCCCCACGCAGTGCTTTCCGGCATGGCCAGCGTTGACGAGACGCAGGACTGGAGCCGGGACCCTTCGCTGCGCTCAGGGCGCTTCGACAGGCTCAGCGACCCGACCGGTTCCCTGAGCTCGTCGAAGGGCGCCGAGCGGAGCGAGGCGAAGACCCGCCGCCCCACGCAGTGCTTTCCGGCATGGCCAGCGTTGACGAGACGCAGGACTGGAGCCGGGACCCTTCGCTGCGCTCAGGGCGCTTCGACAGGCTCAGCGACCCGACCGGTTCCCTGAGCTCGTCGAAGGGCGCCGAGCGGAGCGAGGCGAAGACCCGCCGCCCCACGCAGTGCTTTCCGGCATGGCCAGCGTTGACGAGACGCAGGACTGGAGCCGGGACCCTTCGCTGCGCTCAGGGCGCTTCGACAGGCTCAGCGACCCGACCGGTTCCCTGAGCTCGTCGAAGGGCGCCGAGCGGAGCGAGGCGAAGACCCACCGCCCCACGCAGTGCTTTCCGGCATGGCCAGCGTTGACGAGACGCAGGACCGGAGCCGGGACCCTTCGCTGCGCTCAGGGCGCTTCGACAGGCTCAGCGAGCCGTCGACCCCCTGCCGAGGGTGGAGATCGTCGTGCACATCACCACGGACAAGGACGGAAACCTCGACCCGGTCGCATCGGTGGAGCGCGCCGACACGCTGACCACCACACTGCTCGGCGAGTTGCTCGGCGACGGGTACTGCAGCCGAATCCCTTCGCTTCGCTCGGGCACCTCGACGGTCCTGTGCTGAGCTGGTGAAGGGCTCGGCGAACCGGGATGGGCACCTCGACAGGTGTGCTGAGCAGGTCGAAGGGCTCGGCGAACCGGGATGGGTACCTCGACAGGTGTGCTGAGCAGGTCGAAGGGCTCGGCGAACCGGGATGGGCACCTCACGACCGAGCACGGCTAGGCTGACCCGCATGCCACGCATCGCGCTGACCGGGGGGATCGCCTCCGGAAAGTCCACCGTCGCCGAGCTGTTCCGCGAGCTGGGGGCCGTGATCATCGACTCGGACGTGCTGGCCCGCGAGGTCGTCGAGCCGGGGACAGAGGGACTGGCCCTGGTCGCGGAGCGCTTCGGGCCGATGGTCCTGCGACCTGACGGGGCGCTCGACCGTGGCCGGCTGGGGGACTTGATCTTCGCCGACGAGGACGCCAGGGCAGACCTCAACGCGATCATCCACCCGCGCGTGCGGGTGGCCTCCGAGGAACGCGAGACCGCCGCCCCCGACGGGTCCGTCGTGCTGCACGTCATCCCGCTCCTGGTGGAGGCCGGCCTGGCGGCCGGGTTCCGGCACGTCGTGGTCGTGGACCTGCCGGAGGACGACCAGCTGGAGCGCCTGATAGAGCGCAACGGGCTCACCCGGGAGCAGGCGCTCGCACGGCTCGCGGCCCAGGCCTCCCGTGACGAGCGGCTCGCGGTGGCCTCGTGGGTGATCGACAACTCCGGCTCGCTGGAGGAGACGGCCGGCCAGGTCGTCGACCTCTGGAACGGGCCGATCGCCTCGCTGCCCTGAGGTCAGCCGGCGGCGCGGATGAGCCGCGCCACACCGGATGCGACGTCCGGCCGGAGCCCGGGGAAGATCCCGAAGAACACCACGGCCCCGACGCCGAGCAGGAAGACGACTGCCTAGGCGCGCCCCGCGGGAGGTGAAGGTGAGCGGTGTTCCTCGTGGCGGCCCTGACCACGAGCCAGTCGACAGCCACGCGCACGATCGTGCCGATCGGGCTGGCCGCGGGCATGCCCGCCGGCCTTGTCACGGGGTTGTGGGTCGGCGGCCTCGGCGGCATCTACACGCTGCCGGCCAACGGCCCGCAGATCGCGGCCGCGAACTTCGACCTCACCGGCACCACCAAACTCGGGACGAAGCTGGTGGATCACAGCTTCTTCGTCCCGATGCTCATCCTCAGCGTCACCACCACCGCGGCGGGCGCCCTCATCGGCGTGCTGCTCTTCTGAGCTCAGCGGGTGGCCTCCACCATGCCGCGGAGCTCCTTCTTGAGGTCGGAGATCTCGTCGCGGTGACGAGCGGCCACCTCGAACTGCAGCTCGGCGGCCGCCCGGTGCATCTGAGCCGTGAGGTCCTCGATCAGCTGGGCCAGCTCGGACTGGGCCATCGACGACGCGTCGAGGCCGCGGCCCGGCTTCTTCGAGCCTGATGTGGTCGCGAGCAGCTCGTCGGTGTCGGCGTCCTCGCGGGCCAGCATCTCAGTGACGGCCGCGATGCGCTTGCGCAGCGGTTGCGGGTCGATGCCGTGCTCGGTGTTGTAGGCGATCTGGATCTCGCGGCGGCGGTTCGTCTCCTCGATGGCAGCCTCCATCGACGGCGTGATCTTGTCGGCGTACATGTGGACCTGGCCCGCGACGTTACGGGCGGCGCGGCCGATCGTCTGGATGAGTGACCGTTCGGAGCGCAGAAAGCCCTCCTTGTCCGCGTCGAGGATGGCCACCAGGGACACCTCGGGAAGGTCGAGTCCCTCGCGCAGCAGGTTGATGCCCACCAGCACGTCGTACTCGCCGAGCCGCAGCTCGCGCAGCAGCTCGATGCGCCGGATGGTGTCGATGTCCGAGTGCAGGTAGCGGGTGCGGATGCCGTGGTCCATCAGGTAGTCCGTCAGGTCCTCGGCCATCTTCTTGGTCAGGGTGGTCACCAGCACGCGCTCGTTGCGCTCCACGCGGAGCGTGACCTCCGCCATCAGGTCGTCGATCTGGCCGCGCGTCGGCTTCAGCACGACCTCGGGGTCGACCAGGCCGGTGGGGCGGATGATCTGTTCGACGAAGCCGCGGCTGCGCTCCATCTCGTACGGGCCGGGCGTGGCGGAGAGGTAGACCGTCTGCCCGATGCGCTCGACGAACTCGTCGAACTTCAGCGGCCGGTTGTCGATGGCGCTCGGCAGCCGGAAGCCGTGCTCCACCAGCGTCCGCTTGCGCGATGCGTCGCCCTCGTACATGCCGCCGATCTGGGGGATGGTGACGTGCGACTCGTCGACGACCAGCACGAAGTCCTCGGGGAAGTAGTCGAGGAGACACGACGGCGCGGAGCCGGCCGTCCGACCGTCGATGTGGCGCGAGTAGTTCTCGATGCCCGAGCAGGTGCCGATCTGCCGCATCATCTCGATGTCGTAGCTCGTGCGCATCCGCAGGCGCTGGGCCTCCAGCAGCTTGCCCTGCTCCTCGAACTCGGCGAGCCGCTCGGCCAGCTCCTTCTCGATGCCGCCGATGGCCCGGTCCATCCGCTCGGCGCCCGCGGAGTAGTGCGTCGCAGGGAAGACGTAGGCCTCGGACTCCTCGAGGATCACGTTGCCCGTCAGGGGATGGATGGTGGTGATGCGCTCGACCTCGTCGCCGAACATCTCCACACGCAGGGCGTTCTCCTCGTACATCGGGTAGATCTCGAGCGTGTCGCCCTTCACCTTGAACGTGCCGCGACCGCCGCCGATGTCGTTGCGGGCGTACTGGATGTCGACCAGATGCCGCAGGAGGGCGTCCCGGTCGTACTCCTCGCCGACGCGCAGTGTCACGCGCTGCTGCAGGTACTCCTCGGGGGTGCCCAGTCCGTAGATGGCCGACACCGTGGCGACCACGATCACATCGCGCCGCGTCAGCAGCGAGCTGGTGGCCGCGTGCCGCATCCGCTCCACCTCCTCGTTCAACGAGGAGTCCTTCTCGATGTAGGTGTCCGTCTGCGGGAGGTAGGCCTCGGGCTGGTAGTAGTCGTAGTACGACACGAAGTACTCGACGGCGTTGCTGGGCATCAGGTCCCGCAACTCGTTCGCGAACTGGGCCGCCAGGGTCTTGTTCGGTTGCATCACTAGCATCGGGCGCTGCAGGCGCTCCGCGAGCCAGGCGACCGTCGCCGTCTTGCCGGTGCCCGTCGCCCCCAGAAGCACGACGTCCTTCTCTCCGGCCTCGATGCGCTCTTCCAACTCGTCGATGGCCTTCGGCTGGTCCCCGGACGGCGAGAACTCGGAGATGACTTCCAGCGGCGCCACCTGGCGCTGCAGTTCCTCGATCGGTCGCATGCCACCAACCTAGTCCGCCGCACCGACAGATTCGCTGAGGGGCGAAGCCCGTCAGGTCACCAGGCGGATGCAGTACGTGCGGGCGGGGGATGTCAGGTTCCACGGCTCGGCAGGGGACACGCACGACCCGTTGCTGTTGTTCACCACGGAGTCGACGACGAAGTCGGCCGCCGCGCAGTCGGTCGTCACCGCGTAGAGGGAGAGCGAGTCGTCGACGATCGTGTAGCACGCCCCCTCCGTGAACTGCGGGACGAGGCATGCGGTCTTGTCCGTCGTCGTGGTGTCCCCACGCGTGGACTGCAGCTCGTAGGAGATCCCCTCGACGCAGTCGGCGGACCCGTCGTGCACCTCCGCGACCAGGTAGGAGTACGTCGAGCCGTCGTCGCAGTCGACGACCTCGTGGTCGAGTTCATCCTCACCCGTGATGGTGATGCACTCGCCCACGGAGGGAACGGCGGCTGGGGCAAGGCGCTGGTAGACGAAGAACCCCGCCGCGAGCAGCACCGCCACTGCCACCACGATGGCTGCGATGCTGACCCTCGAGAGCCTGGGCTGCGTCATGTCGCGACGCTAGCAGCCCTCCCGGATCAGGCCCGGTAGATGCGGGGGGACTCGGTGCCGCGGGCCAGCCAGGCGAGCAGGTCGCCCGCCGGCCCGTGCATCTCGATGCCGTCGCCGATGCGGCCGACCACGCCCGTGTAGCCCTCGTCTGCGACGACCTTCAGGGGCGGGTAGTCCCCGCTGCGGCCGATGCGATCGACCTGGAAACGCAGCAGCTCGACGGCGATGGATGCGGGCAGGTCGCGGGGCTCGAAGTGGGGGGCGAGATCCATGTGGTGCAGGACCACCTCGCTCAGGCGTGCCAGCGGCAGCCGCCGGAGGGGAAGCCGGTAGCCGGCGCGCAGCTCGACGGGCCGGGCGTCGAACTCCAGCTCGGGCAGCTCCACCTGCAGCGTGCTCGCGCTGGTGTCGAGGCGGATCTGCAGGTCGAGTCCGCTGGCGAGCGCGCCTAGCTCGATCGACCGGCGCTTCGCGGCATCGGATTCGTACAGCCGCTGCTCGATGCCCTGCCGGAGGCCCTCGATCACCCGGATCATGGCCATGGCGCCGTCGGCCAGATGAGCCGCCACGTGGCTGCGGGTCCATCCGCTCAGCGCCGTCGGGCGGGCCCAGTCCTCGTCGGTGAAGCCGATGGTGGACCCCAGCAGGAGCGAGGTCTGCTCGCGGACCGAGTCGACCACCTGGGCGAACGTGGCACGATCGGTGGACATGTGCCAAACGTAGCAAAGACGTACGATGGCGGGCGTGACTGATCGGCTCGTAGTGCGGGGTGCCCGCGTCCATAACCTGAAGAACGTGTCGCTTGACCTGCCGCGCGACGCCCTCATCGTCTTCACGGGACTGAGCGGATCGGGCAAGTCGTCGCTGGCCTTCGACACGATCTTCGCCGAGGGACAGCGCCGCTATGTCGAGTCGCTGTCGGCGTACGCGCGCATGTTCCTCGGGCAGATGGACAAGCCCGACGTCGACTTCATCGAGGGCCTCTCGCCCGCCGTGTCGATCGACCAGAAGTCGACCAGCCGCAACCCCCGCTCGACGGTGGGCACCATCACCGAGGTCTACGACTACCTGCGCCTGCTCTACGCGCGCGTCGGCATCCCGCACTGCGAGGTGTGCGGCGCCGTGATCGGCAAGCAGACGCCGCAGCAGATCGTCGACCGGCTCATGGCGATGGAGGAGGGGACCCGCTTCCAGATCCTCGCGCCGCTGGTGCGCGGGCGGAAGGGCGAGCACGCCGAGCTGTTCCGCCAGCTGAGCGGCGACGGGTACAGCCGCGTCCGCATCGACGGCGACACCTATCCGCTGGGCGAGACCCCGAAGCTGGACAAGAACCGCAAGCACGACGTCGAGGTCGTCGTGGACCGCGCCGTCGTGAGACCGTCGGCGAAGCAGCGTATCACCGAGTCCGTCGAGACCGCCCTGGGGCTGGCCGGCGGCGTCGTCACCATCGACTTCGTGGACCTGCCCTCCGACGATCCGGAGCGGGAGCGCCGGTTCTCCGAGAAGATGGGCTGCCCGAACGAGCACGACGTCGACATCGACGAACTCGAGCCGCGCCAGTTCTCGTTCAACGGCCCCTGGGGTGCGTGCCCCGAGTGCTCCGGCCTCGGCACGCTGCTCGATCCCGACCCCGAGCTGATCATCCCGAACGACGACCTCACCCTCGCCGACGGCGCCATCGCCCCGTGGACCACGCCGACGATCAAGCAGCACTACGAGCACGTCCTGGAGTCGCTGGCCGCCGAGCACGGGTTCGCGATGGACACGCCGTGGCGCAAGCTCTCGGTCGGCGCCCGCTCGGTGCTGCTGCACGGCGCGAAGGGCAACGTCGTCGTCAGCTACCGCAACCGGTTCGGGCGGGTCCGCTCCTACTCGCAGAAGTACGAGGGCGTCATCCCGTTCATCCGCCGCCGCTACGACGAGGCGGAGACCGACTCGGCCCGCGACCGTTGGGGCGGCTACATGCGCGAGGTGAACTGCCCTGCCTGCGGCGGCGCCAGGCTCAAGCCGTCGTCGCTGTCCGTCACCGTCGCAGGGCGCACCATCGCCGAGCTGGCCGACCTGTCGATCGGGGAGGCGGCGGCCTTCCTCGGCGAGCTGGAGCTCACGCCCCGCGAGGCGGCCATCGCGGCGCGCCTGATCAAGGAGATCAACGCCCGCCTGACGTTCCTGCTCGACGTGGGGCTGGACTACCTGACCCTGTCGCGCGCCGCAGGGACGCTGTCGGGCGGCGAGGCACAGCGCATCCGGCTCGCCACGCAGATCGGGTCCGGCCTCGTCGGCGTGCTGTACGTGCTCGACGAGCCCTCGATCGGCCTGCACCAGCGCGACAACCTCCGCCTCATCGAGACGCTGCACCGGCTGCGCGACCTCGGCAACACGCTCATCGTCGTCGAGCACGACGAGGACACCATCCGCGCCGCGGACTGGGCGGTCGACATCGGCCCCGGGGCGGGCGAGGGCGGCGGCGAGGTCGTCGTGTCCGGCACGGTCGAGGAGCTGCTGAGCAGCCCTGAATCCAAGACCGGCGCATACCTTGCAGGCCGGCTCGCGATCCCCGTCCCGACGGTGCGCCGCCCGGGCAACGGGAAGAAGATCGTCGTGCGCGGGGCCCGCGAGCACAACCTCAGGGGCGTCGACGTCACCTTCAACCTCGGCCAGTTCATCGCCGTCACCGGCGTGTCCGGCTCCGGCAAGTCCTCGCTGGTCAACTCGATCCTCTACACAGCTGCCGCCAAGGCCATCTACGGGGCGAAGGCCGTTCCGGGCAGGCACAGGGCGCTCGACGGGCTGGCGAACATCGACAAGGTGATCCAGGTCGACCAGTCGCCCATCGGGCGCACCCCGCGCTCCAACCCGGCCACCTACACGGGGGTCTTCGACAAGATCCGTGCCCTGTTCGCACAGACGCCGGAGGCGAAGGTCCGCGGCTACCTGCCGGGCCGGTTCTCCTTCAACGTCAAGGGCGGTCGCTGCGAGAACTGCATGGGCGACGGCACGATCAAGATCGAGATGAACTTCCTGCCCGACGTCTACGTCCCGTGTGAGGTGTGTCACGGCGCGCGCTACAACCGCGAGACGCTTGAGGTGCACTACAAGGGCCGGACGATCGCCGAGGTGCTCGACATGCCGATCAGCGAGGCGGTGGAGTTCTTCAGCTCCATCAACTCGATCGCCCGGTACCTGCGCACCCTCACGGAGGTGGGGCTGGGCTACGTCCGGCTCGGGCAGCCCGCTACCACGCTGTCCGGCGGCGAGGCGCAGCGCGTCAAGCTGGCGGCAGAGCTGCAGAAGCGTTCGACGGGCCGCACGCTGTACGTGCTCGACGAGCCGACCACCGGCCTGCACTTCGAGGACATCTCGCGGCTGCTGACCGTGCTGCATCGCCTCGTCGACAACGGCAACACCGTGGTGACGATCGAGCACAACCTGGACGTCATCAAGTCGGCGGACTGGGTGATCGACATGGGGCCCGACGGCGGATCCCGCGGCGGCACCGTCGTCGCGACCGGCACCCCGGAGCAGGTGGCCGCGAACCCGGAGTCGGCCACCGGAGCGTTCCTCAGGCCGCTGCTGGCCTGACCGGGGGAGGGACTCAGCTTGGGATCATCGGGCGCATCGACTCGGGGCAGATGCGCCGGGCGGCGACCTTTCCGCCCCAGAAGAGGCCGACGCCGATGAGCAGGAACGGGAGCGCCTGCAGCACGATCCCGAGGTAGCCGTG is a window encoding:
- the uvrB gene encoding excinuclease ABC subunit UvrB, with the protein product MRPIEELQRQVAPLEVISEFSPSGDQPKAIDELEERIEAGEKDVVLLGATGTGKTATVAWLAERLQRPMLVMQPNKTLAAQFANELRDLMPSNAVEYFVSYYDYYQPEAYLPQTDTYIEKDSSLNEEVERMRHAATSSLLTRRDVIVVATVSAIYGLGTPEEYLQQRVTLRVGEEYDRDALLRHLVDIQYARNDIGGGRGTFKVKGDTLEIYPMYEENALRVEMFGDEVERITTIHPLTGNVILEESEAYVFPATHYSAGAERMDRAIGGIEKELAERLAEFEEQGKLLEAQRLRMRTSYDIEMMRQIGTCSGIENYSRHIDGRTAGSAPSCLLDYFPEDFVLVVDESHVTIPQIGGMYEGDASRKRTLVEHGFRLPSAIDNRPLKFDEFVERIGQTVYLSATPGPYEMERSRGFVEQIIRPTGLVDPEVVLKPTRGQIDDLMAEVTLRVERNERVLVTTLTKKMAEDLTDYLMDHGIRTRYLHSDIDTIRRIELLRELRLGEYDVLVGINLLREGLDLPEVSLVAILDADKEGFLRSERSLIQTIGRAARNVAGQVHMYADKITPSMEAAIEETNRRREIQIAYNTEHGIDPQPLRKRIAAVTEMLAREDADTDELLATTSGSKKPGRGLDASSMAQSELAQLIEDLTAQMHRAAAELQFEVAARHRDEISDLKKELRGMVEATR
- a CDS encoding maleylpyruvate isomerase family mycothiol-dependent enzyme, encoding MSTDRATFAQVVDSVREQTSLLLGSTIGFTDEDWARPTALSGWTRSHVAAHLADGAMAMIRVIEGLRQGIEQRLYESDAAKRRSIELGALASGLDLQIRLDTSASTLQVELPELEFDARPVELRAGYRLPLRRLPLARLSEVVLHHMDLAPHFEPRDLPASIAVELLRFQVDRIGRSGDYPPLKVVADEGYTGVVGRIGDGIEMHGPAGDLLAWLARGTESPRIYRA
- the uvrA gene encoding excinuclease ABC subunit UvrA; its protein translation is MAGVTDRLVVRGARVHNLKNVSLDLPRDALIVFTGLSGSGKSSLAFDTIFAEGQRRYVESLSAYARMFLGQMDKPDVDFIEGLSPAVSIDQKSTSRNPRSTVGTITEVYDYLRLLYARVGIPHCEVCGAVIGKQTPQQIVDRLMAMEEGTRFQILAPLVRGRKGEHAELFRQLSGDGYSRVRIDGDTYPLGETPKLDKNRKHDVEVVVDRAVVRPSAKQRITESVETALGLAGGVVTIDFVDLPSDDPERERRFSEKMGCPNEHDVDIDELEPRQFSFNGPWGACPECSGLGTLLDPDPELIIPNDDLTLADGAIAPWTTPTIKQHYEHVLESLAAEHGFAMDTPWRKLSVGARSVLLHGAKGNVVVSYRNRFGRVRSYSQKYEGVIPFIRRRYDEAETDSARDRWGGYMREVNCPACGGARLKPSSLSVTVAGRTIAELADLSIGEAAAFLGELELTPREAAIAARLIKEINARLTFLLDVGLDYLTLSRAAGTLSGGEAQRIRLATQIGSGLVGVLYVLDEPSIGLHQRDNLRLIETLHRLRDLGNTLIVVEHDEDTIRAADWAVDIGPGAGEGGGEVVVSGTVEELLSSPESKTGAYLAGRLAIPVPTVRRPGNGKKIVVRGAREHNLRGVDVTFNLGQFIAVTGVSGSGKSSLVNSILYTAAAKAIYGAKAVPGRHRALDGLANIDKVIQVDQSPIGRTPRSNPATYTGVFDKIRALFAQTPEAKVRGYLPGRFSFNVKGGRCENCMGDGTIKIEMNFLPDVYVPCEVCHGARYNRETLEVHYKGRTIAEVLDMPISEAVEFFSSINSIARYLRTLTEVGLGYVRLGQPATTLSGGEAQRVKLAAELQKRSTGRTLYVLDEPTTGLHFEDISRLLTVLHRLVDNGNTVVTIEHNLDVIKSADWVIDMGPDGGSRGGTVVATGTPEQVAANPESATGAFLRPLLA
- the coaE gene encoding dephospho-CoA kinase, with amino-acid sequence MPRIALTGGIASGKSTVAELFRELGAVIIDSDVLAREVVEPGTEGLALVAERFGPMVLRPDGALDRGRLGDLIFADEDARADLNAIIHPRVRVASEERETAAPDGSVVLHVIPLLVEAGLAAGFRHVVVVDLPEDDQLERLIERNGLTREQALARLAAQASRDERLAVASWVIDNSGSLEETAGQVVDLWNGPIASLP